A genomic stretch from Setaria italica strain Yugu1 chromosome VII, Setaria_italica_v2.0, whole genome shotgun sequence includes:
- the LOC105914854 gene encoding uncharacterized protein LOC105914854 isoform X2 translates to MEGAWRKVRKALGLRLCVHAPAVRGGGVRRATAGAGVCRRDAAVAVAAAGESRPSTPAGALRRAKSGGRSSSSSSSSKGKCAICFASMRSGHGQALFTAECSHMFHFHCISSNVKHGNYVCPVCRAKWKEIPCRSLSSTSPHGRIGGNQSQSPQQDPHMALRQQVSNRRREVRRLHTSEPAGYNDDEPLQRKEAFDNLNSGSGKTAQISSYPEFQAVPQSSCLNGFDILVHVKAPTSSSDHITGSLVNESSVRSSSRAPVDLVTVLDVSGSMAGTKLALLKQAMGFVVQHLRPSDRLSVIAFSSTAQRLFPLRRMSHHGRQQALQAINLLGAGGGTNIADALKKAVKVIEDRSYKNSVCSIILLSDGQDTYSISSNFQGTSAGRRSLVPSSILNEHHLVPLHAFGFGADHDSDTLHSIAEASGGTFSFIEDEGVMQDAFAQCIGGLLSVSAQEMHLSMECVDPGVQLRSIKCGSYPSKVARDERNGSVDIGQLYADEERDILLSVTIPKSSEQTSLLRVACAYKDPVTNETIKIQGDEVKIKRPTSTVSEQMSIEVDRERNRIQAASSIESARAAAERGALSEAVTILEDCRRVLSQSFASQNGDRLCMALDAELREMQERMANRQLYEASGRAYMLSGLSSHSWQRATARGDSTDSTTLVYSYQTPSMVQMLEHSQNFCSSPRNQRPHPQVRGARPVLEKPQAR, encoded by the exons ATGGAGGGCGCGTGGAGGAAGGTCAGGAAGGCGCTGGGCCTCCGCCTGTGCGTGCACGCCCCCGCGGTGCGCGGTGGAGGCgtgcggcgcgcgacggcgggCGCGGGTGTTTGCCGGCGGGATgccgcggtggcggtggccgccgcgggCGAGTCGAGGCCGAGCACGCCGGCGGGCGCGCTCCGGCGGGCCAAGTCTGGGGGAAGgtcctcttcatcttcctcatcctcaaaG GGGAAATGTGCAATATGCTTTGCTAGCATGAGATCTGGCCATGGCCAAGCCCTGTTTACTGCAGAGTGTTCTCACATGTTCCATTTTCACTGTATCTCATCTAATGTAAAACATGGAAACTATGTCTGCCCAGTTTGTCGAGCGAAGTGGAAAGAGATACCCTGTCGCTCACTATCTTCTACTAGCCCTCATGGAAGAATTGGAGGTAACCAAAGTCAATCTCCCCAACAAGATCCCCATATGGCTCTTCGCCAGCAAGTTTCAAACCGTCGGCGAGAGGTCCGGCGCTTACATACTTCTGAACCAGCAGGCTACAATGATGATGAACCTTTGCAGCGCAAAGAGGCTTTTGACAATCTTAATTCTGGATCTGGCAAAACTGCCCAAATCAGCTCATACCCAGAATTCCAAGCTGTTCCACAGTCATCATGTCTAAATGGATTTGATATTCTGGTTCACGTGAAGGCGCCCACTTCTAGCTCAGATCACATCACAGGCAGCTTGGTCAATGAAAGCTCTGTGAGGTCATCAAGCCGAGCTCCTGTTGATCTTGTTACTGTCCTTGATGTTAGTGGTAGTATGGCAGGCACAAAGCTAGCGCTCCTCAAGCAAGCAATGGGTTTTGTTGTTCAGCACCTTCGGCCATCTGACCGCCTTTCAGTCATTGCCTTTTCATCTACTGCCCAAAGACTGTTCCCCCTTCGACGAATGTCACATCATGGCAGGCAGCAGGCCTTGCAGGCAATCAACTTACTTGGTGCTGGTGGGGGTACGAACATTGCTGATGCACTAAAGAAAGCTGTGAAGGTGATTGAGGACCGCAGCTATAAGAATTCAGTATGCAGTATTATTCTTCTGTCAGATGGCCAAGATACCTACAGCATTTCCTCGAATTTCCAAGGAACATCAGCAGGTCGTaggtcacttgttccatcttctaTTCTAAATGAACACCATTTGGTACCCCTGCATGCTTTTGGGTTTGGAGCAGACCATGATTCAGATACATTGCATTCAATTGCTGAAGCTTCTGGTggcaccttttcttttattgaGGATGAAGGTGTGATGCAAGATGCCTTTGCTCAATGTATTGGCGGGCTTCTTAGTGTTTCTGCTCAGGAGATGCATCTTAGCATGGAATGTGTTGATCCTGGTGTTCAACTCCGTTCCATCAAATGCGGTAGCTATCCAAGTAAGGTGGCAAGAGATGAACGAAACGGGTCTGTCGATATCGGTCAGTTGTATGCTGATGAGGAGAGAGACATTTTGCTGTCAGTGACCATCCCAAAATCTAGTGAACAGACTTCACTGTTGAGAGTTGCTTGTGCTTACAAAGATCCTGTAACAAACGAGACTATCAAGATTCAAGGTGATGAGGTAAAGATCAAGAGGCCAACATCCACCGTATCTGAACAAATGTCTATTGAAGTTGATCGAGAGAGGAACCGTATACAAGCTGCCAGTTCTATCGAGTCTGCACGGGCTGCTGCCGAGAGGGGTGCTCTGTCTGAGGCCGTCACTATTCTTGAAGATTGCCGGAGGGTATTATCACAGTCCTTTGCAAGCCAGAATGGGGACCGTCTATGCATGGCCCTTGATGCAGAGCTAAGAGAGATGCAGGAGAGGATGGCAAATCGTCAACTCTATGAAGCTTCAGGGAGGGCATATATGCTGTCTGGACTGAGCTCTCATTCATGGCAGAGAGCAACAGCACGCGGAGACTCTACAGATAGCACAACTCTTGTTTACTCATACCAGACACCATCCATGGTTCAGATGCTGGAGCATTCCCAGAACTTCTGCTCTTCGCCTCGGAACCAAAGGCCACACCCACAGGTCCGGGGAGCGAGGCCAGTGTTGGAGAAGCCTCAGGCAAGGTAA
- the LOC105914854 gene encoding uncharacterized protein LOC105914854 isoform X1, whose product MEGAWRKVRKALGLRLCVHAPAVRGGGVRRATAGAGVCRRDAAVAVAAAGESRPSTPAGALRRAKSGGRSSSSSSSSKQGKCAICFASMRSGHGQALFTAECSHMFHFHCISSNVKHGNYVCPVCRAKWKEIPCRSLSSTSPHGRIGGNQSQSPQQDPHMALRQQVSNRRREVRRLHTSEPAGYNDDEPLQRKEAFDNLNSGSGKTAQISSYPEFQAVPQSSCLNGFDILVHVKAPTSSSDHITGSLVNESSVRSSSRAPVDLVTVLDVSGSMAGTKLALLKQAMGFVVQHLRPSDRLSVIAFSSTAQRLFPLRRMSHHGRQQALQAINLLGAGGGTNIADALKKAVKVIEDRSYKNSVCSIILLSDGQDTYSISSNFQGTSAGRRSLVPSSILNEHHLVPLHAFGFGADHDSDTLHSIAEASGGTFSFIEDEGVMQDAFAQCIGGLLSVSAQEMHLSMECVDPGVQLRSIKCGSYPSKVARDERNGSVDIGQLYADEERDILLSVTIPKSSEQTSLLRVACAYKDPVTNETIKIQGDEVKIKRPTSTVSEQMSIEVDRERNRIQAASSIESARAAAERGALSEAVTILEDCRRVLSQSFASQNGDRLCMALDAELREMQERMANRQLYEASGRAYMLSGLSSHSWQRATARGDSTDSTTLVYSYQTPSMVQMLEHSQNFCSSPRNQRPHPQVRGARPVLEKPQAR is encoded by the exons ATGGAGGGCGCGTGGAGGAAGGTCAGGAAGGCGCTGGGCCTCCGCCTGTGCGTGCACGCCCCCGCGGTGCGCGGTGGAGGCgtgcggcgcgcgacggcgggCGCGGGTGTTTGCCGGCGGGATgccgcggtggcggtggccgccgcgggCGAGTCGAGGCCGAGCACGCCGGCGGGCGCGCTCCGGCGGGCCAAGTCTGGGGGAAGgtcctcttcatcttcctcatcctcaaaG CAGGGGAAATGTGCAATATGCTTTGCTAGCATGAGATCTGGCCATGGCCAAGCCCTGTTTACTGCAGAGTGTTCTCACATGTTCCATTTTCACTGTATCTCATCTAATGTAAAACATGGAAACTATGTCTGCCCAGTTTGTCGAGCGAAGTGGAAAGAGATACCCTGTCGCTCACTATCTTCTACTAGCCCTCATGGAAGAATTGGAGGTAACCAAAGTCAATCTCCCCAACAAGATCCCCATATGGCTCTTCGCCAGCAAGTTTCAAACCGTCGGCGAGAGGTCCGGCGCTTACATACTTCTGAACCAGCAGGCTACAATGATGATGAACCTTTGCAGCGCAAAGAGGCTTTTGACAATCTTAATTCTGGATCTGGCAAAACTGCCCAAATCAGCTCATACCCAGAATTCCAAGCTGTTCCACAGTCATCATGTCTAAATGGATTTGATATTCTGGTTCACGTGAAGGCGCCCACTTCTAGCTCAGATCACATCACAGGCAGCTTGGTCAATGAAAGCTCTGTGAGGTCATCAAGCCGAGCTCCTGTTGATCTTGTTACTGTCCTTGATGTTAGTGGTAGTATGGCAGGCACAAAGCTAGCGCTCCTCAAGCAAGCAATGGGTTTTGTTGTTCAGCACCTTCGGCCATCTGACCGCCTTTCAGTCATTGCCTTTTCATCTACTGCCCAAAGACTGTTCCCCCTTCGACGAATGTCACATCATGGCAGGCAGCAGGCCTTGCAGGCAATCAACTTACTTGGTGCTGGTGGGGGTACGAACATTGCTGATGCACTAAAGAAAGCTGTGAAGGTGATTGAGGACCGCAGCTATAAGAATTCAGTATGCAGTATTATTCTTCTGTCAGATGGCCAAGATACCTACAGCATTTCCTCGAATTTCCAAGGAACATCAGCAGGTCGTaggtcacttgttccatcttctaTTCTAAATGAACACCATTTGGTACCCCTGCATGCTTTTGGGTTTGGAGCAGACCATGATTCAGATACATTGCATTCAATTGCTGAAGCTTCTGGTggcaccttttcttttattgaGGATGAAGGTGTGATGCAAGATGCCTTTGCTCAATGTATTGGCGGGCTTCTTAGTGTTTCTGCTCAGGAGATGCATCTTAGCATGGAATGTGTTGATCCTGGTGTTCAACTCCGTTCCATCAAATGCGGTAGCTATCCAAGTAAGGTGGCAAGAGATGAACGAAACGGGTCTGTCGATATCGGTCAGTTGTATGCTGATGAGGAGAGAGACATTTTGCTGTCAGTGACCATCCCAAAATCTAGTGAACAGACTTCACTGTTGAGAGTTGCTTGTGCTTACAAAGATCCTGTAACAAACGAGACTATCAAGATTCAAGGTGATGAGGTAAAGATCAAGAGGCCAACATCCACCGTATCTGAACAAATGTCTATTGAAGTTGATCGAGAGAGGAACCGTATACAAGCTGCCAGTTCTATCGAGTCTGCACGGGCTGCTGCCGAGAGGGGTGCTCTGTCTGAGGCCGTCACTATTCTTGAAGATTGCCGGAGGGTATTATCACAGTCCTTTGCAAGCCAGAATGGGGACCGTCTATGCATGGCCCTTGATGCAGAGCTAAGAGAGATGCAGGAGAGGATGGCAAATCGTCAACTCTATGAAGCTTCAGGGAGGGCATATATGCTGTCTGGACTGAGCTCTCATTCATGGCAGAGAGCAACAGCACGCGGAGACTCTACAGATAGCACAACTCTTGTTTACTCATACCAGACACCATCCATGGTTCAGATGCTGGAGCATTCCCAGAACTTCTGCTCTTCGCCTCGGAACCAAAGGCCACACCCACAGGTCCGGGGAGCGAGGCCAGTGTTGGAGAAGCCTCAGGCAAGGTAA
- the LOC105914854 gene encoding uncharacterized protein LOC105914854 isoform X3, translating to MQGKCAICFASMRSGHGQALFTAECSHMFHFHCISSNVKHGNYVCPVCRAKWKEIPCRSLSSTSPHGRIGGNQSQSPQQDPHMALRQQVSNRRREVRRLHTSEPAGYNDDEPLQRKEAFDNLNSGSGKTAQISSYPEFQAVPQSSCLNGFDILVHVKAPTSSSDHITGSLVNESSVRSSSRAPVDLVTVLDVSGSMAGTKLALLKQAMGFVVQHLRPSDRLSVIAFSSTAQRLFPLRRMSHHGRQQALQAINLLGAGGGTNIADALKKAVKVIEDRSYKNSVCSIILLSDGQDTYSISSNFQGTSAGRRSLVPSSILNEHHLVPLHAFGFGADHDSDTLHSIAEASGGTFSFIEDEGVMQDAFAQCIGGLLSVSAQEMHLSMECVDPGVQLRSIKCGSYPSKVARDERNGSVDIGQLYADEERDILLSVTIPKSSEQTSLLRVACAYKDPVTNETIKIQGDEVKIKRPTSTVSEQMSIEVDRERNRIQAASSIESARAAAERGALSEAVTILEDCRRVLSQSFASQNGDRLCMALDAELREMQERMANRQLYEASGRAYMLSGLSSHSWQRATARGDSTDSTTLVYSYQTPSMVQMLEHSQNFCSSPRNQRPHPQVRGARPVLEKPQAR from the exons ATG CAGGGGAAATGTGCAATATGCTTTGCTAGCATGAGATCTGGCCATGGCCAAGCCCTGTTTACTGCAGAGTGTTCTCACATGTTCCATTTTCACTGTATCTCATCTAATGTAAAACATGGAAACTATGTCTGCCCAGTTTGTCGAGCGAAGTGGAAAGAGATACCCTGTCGCTCACTATCTTCTACTAGCCCTCATGGAAGAATTGGAGGTAACCAAAGTCAATCTCCCCAACAAGATCCCCATATGGCTCTTCGCCAGCAAGTTTCAAACCGTCGGCGAGAGGTCCGGCGCTTACATACTTCTGAACCAGCAGGCTACAATGATGATGAACCTTTGCAGCGCAAAGAGGCTTTTGACAATCTTAATTCTGGATCTGGCAAAACTGCCCAAATCAGCTCATACCCAGAATTCCAAGCTGTTCCACAGTCATCATGTCTAAATGGATTTGATATTCTGGTTCACGTGAAGGCGCCCACTTCTAGCTCAGATCACATCACAGGCAGCTTGGTCAATGAAAGCTCTGTGAGGTCATCAAGCCGAGCTCCTGTTGATCTTGTTACTGTCCTTGATGTTAGTGGTAGTATGGCAGGCACAAAGCTAGCGCTCCTCAAGCAAGCAATGGGTTTTGTTGTTCAGCACCTTCGGCCATCTGACCGCCTTTCAGTCATTGCCTTTTCATCTACTGCCCAAAGACTGTTCCCCCTTCGACGAATGTCACATCATGGCAGGCAGCAGGCCTTGCAGGCAATCAACTTACTTGGTGCTGGTGGGGGTACGAACATTGCTGATGCACTAAAGAAAGCTGTGAAGGTGATTGAGGACCGCAGCTATAAGAATTCAGTATGCAGTATTATTCTTCTGTCAGATGGCCAAGATACCTACAGCATTTCCTCGAATTTCCAAGGAACATCAGCAGGTCGTaggtcacttgttccatcttctaTTCTAAATGAACACCATTTGGTACCCCTGCATGCTTTTGGGTTTGGAGCAGACCATGATTCAGATACATTGCATTCAATTGCTGAAGCTTCTGGTggcaccttttcttttattgaGGATGAAGGTGTGATGCAAGATGCCTTTGCTCAATGTATTGGCGGGCTTCTTAGTGTTTCTGCTCAGGAGATGCATCTTAGCATGGAATGTGTTGATCCTGGTGTTCAACTCCGTTCCATCAAATGCGGTAGCTATCCAAGTAAGGTGGCAAGAGATGAACGAAACGGGTCTGTCGATATCGGTCAGTTGTATGCTGATGAGGAGAGAGACATTTTGCTGTCAGTGACCATCCCAAAATCTAGTGAACAGACTTCACTGTTGAGAGTTGCTTGTGCTTACAAAGATCCTGTAACAAACGAGACTATCAAGATTCAAGGTGATGAGGTAAAGATCAAGAGGCCAACATCCACCGTATCTGAACAAATGTCTATTGAAGTTGATCGAGAGAGGAACCGTATACAAGCTGCCAGTTCTATCGAGTCTGCACGGGCTGCTGCCGAGAGGGGTGCTCTGTCTGAGGCCGTCACTATTCTTGAAGATTGCCGGAGGGTATTATCACAGTCCTTTGCAAGCCAGAATGGGGACCGTCTATGCATGGCCCTTGATGCAGAGCTAAGAGAGATGCAGGAGAGGATGGCAAATCGTCAACTCTATGAAGCTTCAGGGAGGGCATATATGCTGTCTGGACTGAGCTCTCATTCATGGCAGAGAGCAACAGCACGCGGAGACTCTACAGATAGCACAACTCTTGTTTACTCATACCAGACACCATCCATGGTTCAGATGCTGGAGCATTCCCAGAACTTCTGCTCTTCGCCTCGGAACCAAAGGCCACACCCACAGGTCCGGGGAGCGAGGCCAGTGTTGGAGAAGCCTCAGGCAAGGTAA
- the LOC101765342 gene encoding general transcription factor IIH subunit 2 — MYGVGGGGGGFNAPSTTSGRRRNPGDEEEDEEEEGAEGRVLEAWERAYADDRSWEALQEDQSGLLRSIDTKTVVHAQYRRRLLLRSAAAAAARIQKGLIRYLYIVIDLSRAASEMDYRPSRMAVVAKHAEAFIREFFDQNPLSHVGLVTIKDGISHRLTEIGGSPESQINALMGKLECSGDSSLQNALELVNGYLDQVPSYGHKEVLILYSALNTCDPGDIMETIEKCKKSKIRCSVIGLAAEIFICKHLCEETGGSYTVALDESHFKELLLEHAPPPPAIAEYAAANLIKMGFPQRGVEDLISICSCHKKIKSGAEGYICPRCKVNVCELPTECRTCGLTLVSSPHLARSYHHLFPVAPFDEVSSVPNRIQRGVQNCFGCQQNLFNPDGQTSLHVRCPKCNQHFCLDCDIYIHESLHNCPGCESQRSFSSL; from the exons ATgtacggcgtcggcggcggtgggggcggcttcaacgcgccctccaccacctccggccGGCGCCGCAACCCGGGCGAcgaagaggaggacgaggaggaggagggcgccgaGGGCCGCGTCCTGGAGGCGTGGGAGCGCGCGTACGCGGACGACCGCTCGTGGGAGGCGCTGCAGGAGGACCAGTCGGGCCTCCTCCGCTCCATCGACACCAAGACCGTCGTCCACGCGCagtaccgccgccgcctcctgctccgatccgccgctgccgccgcggcccgcaTCCAGAAGGGGCTCATACGCTACCTCTACATCGTCATCGACCTCTCCCGG GCAGCTTCAGAGATGGATTATCGTCCTAGTAGAATGGCAGTTGTTGCAAAGCATGCTGAGGCTTTCATAAGAGAATTCTTTGACCAGAATCCTTTGAGCCATGTTGGCCTAGTGACAATTAAAGATGGTATTTCTCATCGACTTACAGAGATTGGAGGGAGCCCAGAATCACAGATTAATGCTTTGATGGGGAAACTTGAGTGTTCTGGTGATTCATCTCTGCAGAATGCTCTAGAACTTGTCAATGGTTATTTAGATCAAGTACCATCATATGGTCACAAGGAAGTCTTAATTTTGTACTCTGCCCTAAATACATGTGATCCTGGTGATATCATGGAGACAATAGAAAAATGTAAGAAGTCCAAAATTAGATGCTCCGTTATTGGTCTTGCTGCAGAGATTTTCATATGCAAACATCTCTGCGAAGAGACTGGTGGATCCTACACGGTTGCACTGGACGAG TCTCATTTCAAAGAATTGTTGCTGGAACATGCTCCCCCACCTCCTGCAATTGCAGAATATGCTGCAGCTAATTTGATTAAGATGGGCTTTCCACAGAGGGGTGTTGAGGATCTTATATCTATCTGCTCTTGTCACAAGAAAATAAAGTCTGGTGCTGAAGGTTACATATGTCCCAGATGCAAAGTTAATGTGTGTGAGCTTCCGACGGAATGTCGAACTTGTGGCCTAACACTAGTTAGTTCTCCACACTTGGCAAGGTCATATCATCATCTCTTCCCGGTAGCACCATTTGATGAGGTTTCCTCTGTCCCGAATAGAATCCAAAGGGGAGTACAAAACTGTTTTGGCTGTCAGCAGAACCTTTTTAACCCTG ATGGGCAAACTAGCCTCCATGTTCGCTGCCCAAAATGCAACCAGCACTTCTGCCTGGATTGTGATATTTACATCCATGAGAGCTTGCACAATTGCCCTGGTTGTGAGAGTCAACGCAGTTTCTCATCACTGTGA